A section of the Streptomyces sp. V3I8 genome encodes:
- a CDS encoding phytoene/squalene synthase family protein, protein MTVRELDAAGITEPVLRDAYTRCRRLNARHGRTYFLATRLLPVERRPAVHALYGFARWADDIVDDLDQDIPARRRAADLARLHEDLERGLRDGDSTEPVVLALADTARRYDIDHRHFSDFMASMRSDLEVTDYPTYDDLRAYMHGSAAVIGLQMLPILGTVVPREEAAPHAAALGVAFQLTNFLRDVGEDLDRGRVYLPADLLGAHGVDRELLTWSRSTGRRDPRITGALKAAEDLTRGVYREAAPGLAMLDPVARPCIRTAFVLYGGILDAVADDGHSVLHRRAVVPRRRRAAVAVDGLVRLLAARAGTRERHTVRPVPPQLPPPATLGRPAAAGASPAPTSLQEEIA, encoded by the coding sequence ATGACCGTCCGCGAACTCGACGCGGCAGGCATCACCGAGCCCGTCCTGCGCGACGCCTACACCCGGTGCCGCCGGCTCAACGCCCGGCACGGCAGGACCTACTTCCTCGCCACCCGGCTGCTGCCCGTGGAGCGGCGTCCCGCCGTCCACGCCCTCTACGGCTTCGCCCGCTGGGCGGACGACATCGTCGACGACCTGGACCAGGACATCCCGGCCCGGCGCCGCGCGGCGGACCTCGCCCGTCTGCACGAGGACCTGGAGCGGGGCCTCAGGGACGGGGACAGCACCGAACCCGTGGTCCTCGCACTCGCCGACACGGCCCGGCGGTACGACATCGACCACCGGCACTTCAGTGATTTCATGGCGTCGATGCGCAGCGACCTGGAGGTCACCGACTACCCGACGTACGACGACCTGCGCGCGTACATGCACGGTTCCGCGGCGGTCATCGGGCTGCAGATGCTGCCGATCCTCGGCACCGTGGTCCCGCGCGAGGAGGCCGCCCCGCACGCGGCCGCCCTGGGCGTCGCCTTCCAGCTGACCAACTTCCTGCGCGACGTCGGCGAGGACCTCGACCGCGGACGCGTCTACCTGCCCGCCGACCTGCTCGGCGCGCACGGCGTCGACCGGGAACTGCTGACGTGGAGCCGCTCCACCGGCCGCCGCGACCCGCGCATCACCGGGGCGCTGAAGGCCGCCGAGGACCTCACCCGCGGTGTCTACCGCGAGGCGGCACCCGGGCTCGCGATGCTCGACCCGGTGGCACGTCCCTGCATCCGCACGGCCTTCGTGCTGTACGGCGGCATCCTGGACGCCGTCGCCGACGACGGCCACTCGGTACTGCACCGCCGGGCCGTGGTCCCCCGGCGCCGGCGCGCCGCGGTGGCCGTCGACGGGCTCGTCCGCCTGCTGGCCGCCCGGGCCGGGACGCGCGAGCGGCACACCGTGCGGCCCGTGCCCCCTCAACTGCCGCCCCCGGCGACCCTGGGGAGGCCCGCTGCCGCCGGGGCCTCCCCCGCTCCCACGTCGCTGCAGGAGGAGATCGCGTGA
- a CDS encoding DUF5914 domain-containing protein — translation MSPDRDRGRPGRADRAVRRGRFPLSLRKNPVAWERQRPTWREARPAVISEALKRAQARPSGNWFVVGSSRSVRDDRPLARTVGGREVVVWRDDSGRLVAGPGVCPHLGAPLRDSPVRCGTLVCHWHGLALRGTAFAGWEPLPVHDDGILVWVRLDDIGGEPPLDAPVVPARPAPADAVSAVYVGFGTCEPQDIVANRLDPWHGAWFHPYSFVDLTVVDTPPATEGTGGTEAGAAPADGFAVDVSFKLAGRLVVPVRAVFTAPEPRTVVMHITEGEGQGSVVETHATPLGSDDRGRPRTAVVEAVVAASDRTGFAVARRMAPVLRPLVRAAAGRLWRDDLAYAERRWQLRSTGRFPG, via the coding sequence GTGAGCCCCGACCGTGATCGCGGGCGTCCCGGCCGTGCCGACCGCGCCGTCCGTCGCGGGCGGTTCCCCCTGTCGCTGCGCAAGAACCCGGTGGCCTGGGAACGGCAGCGCCCGACCTGGCGCGAGGCCCGCCCGGCGGTGATCTCCGAGGCCCTGAAACGGGCGCAGGCGCGGCCCTCGGGCAACTGGTTCGTCGTCGGCTCCAGCCGGAGCGTCCGCGACGACCGGCCGCTGGCCCGGACCGTCGGCGGACGGGAGGTCGTCGTCTGGCGCGACGACAGCGGCCGACTGGTCGCCGGCCCCGGCGTCTGCCCGCACCTGGGCGCCCCGCTCCGGGACAGCCCGGTGCGCTGCGGCACCCTGGTCTGCCACTGGCACGGACTCGCCCTGCGCGGCACGGCGTTCGCGGGCTGGGAGCCCCTGCCCGTGCACGACGACGGCATCCTGGTCTGGGTGCGCCTGGACGACATCGGCGGCGAACCGCCCCTGGACGCACCGGTGGTGCCGGCGCGGCCCGCCCCGGCGGACGCGGTGTCGGCCGTGTACGTGGGCTTCGGCACGTGCGAGCCGCAGGACATCGTGGCCAACCGGCTGGACCCCTGGCACGGGGCCTGGTTCCATCCGTACTCCTTCGTCGACCTGACCGTCGTCGACACTCCCCCGGCGACGGAGGGCACCGGGGGCACGGAGGCGGGGGCAGCACCGGCGGACGGCTTCGCCGTCGATGTCTCCTTCAAGCTCGCCGGGCGTCTCGTCGTACCGGTACGGGCGGTGTTCACCGCACCCGAGCCCCGCACCGTCGTCATGCACATCACGGAGGGCGAGGGGCAGGGCTCGGTCGTCGAGACGCATGCGACCCCGCTCGGCTCCGACGACCGCGGCAGGCCGCGGACCGCGGTGGTGGAGGCCGTCGTGGCGGCGTCGGACCGCACCGGATTCGCCGTCGCCCGCAGGATGGCACCGGTACTGCGACCACTCGTACGGGCCGCCGCCGGACGGCTGTGGCGCGACGACCTGGCCTACGCGGAACGCCGCTGGCAGTTGCGCTCGACGGGACGCTTCCCTGGCTGA
- a CDS encoding MerR family transcriptional regulator — protein sequence MGVTTGFLARTLGVSPTTLRSWDRRYGLGPAVRADGRQRRWSPQDVAMLREMCRLTATGVPPAEAARAVLERARGESADAPGPPGGTAAHGRDAPAPRAPSVPSAVGGHSPGASGTLPAGIARQECRGLARAAVRLDASAVQEQLTASVRAHGLVAAWEEVMAPTLRAAGRKWESSGDRYVEVEHLLSWHVSTVLRHVYVSSVASRHGQDASPVLLTCLPDEQHTLPLEALNAALAEAGVPTLMLGGAVPVEAVDSAVRRVGPAAVALWSQSRSTANLPLAQHIAATRWGIRGARRQSPVLLCGPGWGRGAPDGLLRPTGLRDAVRMLVSLDASSRP from the coding sequence ATGGGGGTCACGACGGGCTTCCTGGCGCGCACGCTCGGCGTGTCCCCGACGACCCTGCGTTCCTGGGACCGCCGGTACGGACTGGGGCCGGCCGTGCGGGCGGACGGCCGGCAGCGCCGGTGGTCGCCGCAGGACGTGGCCATGCTGCGCGAGATGTGCAGGCTGACCGCCACGGGAGTACCTCCGGCCGAGGCCGCGCGGGCCGTCCTCGAACGGGCGCGGGGCGAGAGCGCCGACGCTCCGGGGCCACCTGGCGGCACGGCGGCGCACGGACGCGACGCGCCGGCGCCGCGGGCCCCGTCCGTGCCGTCGGCCGTCGGCGGCCACTCCCCCGGCGCGTCCGGCACGCTGCCCGCGGGAATCGCTCGTCAGGAGTGCCGCGGGCTGGCCCGGGCGGCCGTACGGCTCGACGCGTCGGCCGTCCAGGAACAGCTCACCGCCTCGGTGCGGGCCCATGGTCTCGTGGCGGCGTGGGAGGAGGTCATGGCACCCACGCTGCGGGCGGCCGGCCGCAAGTGGGAGTCCTCCGGCGACCGCTATGTGGAGGTCGAGCACCTGCTGTCCTGGCACGTCTCCACCGTCCTGCGGCACGTGTACGTCTCCTCGGTCGCGTCGCGGCACGGGCAGGACGCCTCCCCCGTCCTGCTGACGTGCCTGCCCGACGAGCAGCACACGCTGCCGCTCGAGGCGCTCAACGCCGCGCTGGCGGAGGCGGGCGTGCCGACGCTGATGCTCGGCGGGGCGGTTCCGGTCGAGGCCGTGGACAGCGCCGTGCGGCGCGTCGGCCCCGCGGCGGTCGCCCTGTGGAGCCAGTCGCGCTCGACCGCCAACCTTCCGCTCGCCCAGCACATCGCCGCGACCCGGTGGGGCATCCGCGGAGCCCGCAGACAGAGCCCGGTGCTGCTGTGCGGGCCCGGCTGGGGCCGCGGCGCGCCGGACGGACTGCTGCGCCCGACGGGTCTGCGGGACGCGGTACGCATGCTGGTCTCGCTCGACGCGTCGTCCCGGCCGTGA
- a CDS encoding XRE family transcriptional regulator: MTQGNAELDGLVRKRIRALRLAQGWSLDELATRARLSPSTLSRIENGQRRLALDQLVTLARALDTSLDQLVETATDDVVSSPMIDSVHRSMRWPIRADPGMTVVRQRMTDPPPDNPARLRAHPGREWLVVLSGTAVLLLGNRRFRVETNQAAEFPTMLPHALGAEGGPCEILGIFDRDARRGHQGNEDGGNAQRAPR, encoded by the coding sequence ATGACGCAAGGCAATGCCGAGCTGGACGGCCTGGTACGTAAACGGATCCGTGCACTGCGCTTGGCACAGGGCTGGTCCCTGGACGAGCTGGCCACCCGCGCCCGGCTCAGTCCCTCCACGCTCAGCCGCATCGAAAACGGGCAGCGGCGTCTCGCGCTGGACCAGCTCGTCACCCTGGCCCGGGCGCTGGACACCTCGCTCGACCAGCTGGTGGAGACGGCGACGGACGATGTCGTCTCCAGCCCGATGATCGACTCGGTCCACCGGTCGATGCGCTGGCCGATCCGCGCGGATCCCGGCATGACGGTCGTACGCCAGCGCATGACGGATCCGCCGCCCGACAACCCCGCGCGCCTGCGCGCCCATCCGGGCCGCGAATGGCTCGTCGTCCTCTCGGGCACCGCGGTCCTGCTGCTGGGCAACCGGCGCTTTCGCGTGGAGACCAACCAGGCCGCCGAGTTCCCCACGATGCTCCCCCACGCCCTCGGCGCCGAGGGCGGACCCTGCGAGATCCTGGGCATCTTCGACCGAGACGCCCGCCGCGGCCACCAGGGCAACGAGGACGGCGGGAACGCGCAGCGCGCACCGCGCTGA
- a CDS encoding trans-aconitate 2-methyltransferase codes for MLAERLASVTVWLPVEAGGPCHIVDLGCGTGAGTLALLQRLPGAQVTAVDTSAAHLRRIRGGVAGILPTEDLTVRTERMVWAARRR; via the coding sequence GTGCTCGCCGAGCGCCTCGCCTCCGTCACGGTGTGGCTGCCCGTCGAAGCCGGCGGTCCCTGCCACATCGTGGACCTCGGCTGCGGGACCGGGGCCGGAACCCTCGCGCTGCTCCAGCGTCTCCCCGGCGCGCAGGTGACCGCCGTCGACACCTCCGCCGCACACCTGCGCCGTATACGCGGCGGTGTCGCCGGAATCCTGCCGACCGAGGACCTGACCGTACGCACGGAGCGCATGGTGTGGGCCGCACGCCGTCGATGA
- a CDS encoding zinc-binding dehydrogenase has protein sequence MKAIAIQRYGAPEGLAVIDLPVPAPAAGQVLIATEAAGVGGVDTVIRSGALAAYGFKEGFVPGSEIAGTVTAVGDGVDASWIGRRVWAFTGTGGGYVEQVAVPVREAVPLPADLSAADAVTLGTSGAVAHFALAHAHFAPGETVLVRGAAGSIGIMTVQLAVRAGAAAVAVTTSSAERGDRLRKLGATRVLDRSGRDDGVPGGGGGDGSGSGSDGGTEDAPAGYDVIIDIVAGHDMPSFFDLLNPNGRLVAVGVVAGQPPADFGTKLITAFQRSLSFATFSADTVAAADLRAVRIEQFAAAGRGELATVVHELLPLEEAVLAHRKMDAGEVFGRIVLTP, from the coding sequence GTGAAGGCGATCGCGATCCAGAGGTACGGAGCCCCTGAAGGGCTGGCCGTCATCGACCTGCCGGTCCCCGCACCCGCTGCCGGACAGGTGCTGATCGCAACGGAGGCGGCGGGGGTGGGCGGAGTCGACACGGTGATCCGCAGCGGTGCGCTGGCCGCGTACGGCTTCAAGGAGGGGTTCGTTCCCGGCAGCGAGATCGCGGGCACCGTCACCGCCGTCGGTGACGGCGTCGATGCGTCGTGGATCGGCCGGCGGGTGTGGGCGTTCACCGGCACGGGTGGCGGCTACGTCGAACAGGTCGCCGTCCCGGTCCGGGAGGCCGTCCCGCTGCCCGCGGACCTGTCCGCCGCCGACGCCGTGACGCTCGGCACCTCCGGGGCCGTCGCCCACTTCGCGCTGGCGCACGCGCACTTCGCCCCCGGCGAGACGGTCCTCGTACGCGGAGCGGCCGGCAGCATCGGCATCATGACGGTCCAGCTCGCGGTTCGCGCGGGCGCCGCGGCGGTGGCGGTCACCACGTCGTCGGCCGAACGCGGCGACCGTCTGCGGAAGCTGGGCGCGACCCGTGTACTGGACCGGTCCGGCAGAGACGACGGTGTCCCTGGCGGTGGCGGTGGCGACGGCAGTGGCAGTGGCAGTGACGGCGGCACGGAAGATGCTCCCGCGGGCTACGACGTGATCATCGACATCGTGGCTGGCCATGACATGCCGTCGTTCTTCGACCTGCTCAACCCGAACGGCCGCCTGGTCGCCGTCGGCGTGGTCGCCGGACAGCCGCCGGCCGACTTCGGCACGAAACTGATCACCGCGTTCCAGAGGTCGCTGTCCTTCGCCACCTTCAGCGCGGACACCGTCGCCGCGGCCGACCTCCGTGCCGTACGCATCGAGCAGTTCGCCGCCGCGGGCCGCGGTGAACTGGCGACGGTGGTGCACGAACTCCTGCCCCTGGAAGAGGCCGTCCTGGCCCACCGGAAGATGGACGCGGGCGAGGTCTTCGGCCGGATCGTGCTGACGCCGTAG
- a CDS encoding TetR/AcrR family transcriptional regulator — translation MTDPLPHPPPTRPSRSPDLRSDARDNRERVLDAARTLFSARGLDVPMREIARRAGVGPATLYRRFPTKQILVTAVFADQVRACRAIVDEGCADPDPWRGFCLVIERICELHAHDRGFTEVFMSMFPGTEDAAESREYTVRAVAGLARRAQEAGHLRPDFVMDDLVLVLMAHKGIRTASSAGQIAASRRFAGFVIQAFAARPGHTPLPPLPPPARPASAVPDGAGP, via the coding sequence GTGACCGACCCTTTGCCTCACCCCCCTCCGACGCGGCCCTCCCGGTCCCCGGACCTGCGTTCCGACGCGCGGGACAACCGCGAGCGCGTCCTCGACGCGGCCCGCACGCTGTTCTCCGCCCGTGGCCTCGACGTACCGATGCGGGAGATCGCCCGGCGCGCCGGGGTCGGGCCCGCCACCTTGTACCGGCGTTTCCCGACCAAGCAGATCCTGGTCACCGCGGTCTTCGCGGACCAGGTGCGCGCGTGCCGGGCCATCGTCGACGAGGGGTGCGCCGATCCGGATCCGTGGCGGGGCTTCTGCCTGGTCATCGAGCGGATCTGCGAACTGCACGCGCACGACCGCGGCTTCACCGAGGTCTTCATGTCGATGTTCCCGGGGACGGAGGATGCCGCCGAGAGTCGTGAGTACACGGTGCGGGCCGTCGCCGGACTGGCCCGGCGGGCCCAGGAGGCGGGGCACCTGCGCCCCGACTTCGTCATGGACGACCTCGTCCTCGTACTGATGGCCCACAAGGGGATCCGCACCGCGTCGAGCGCCGGCCAGATTGCGGCCTCCCGGCGGTTCGCGGGGTTCGTGATCCAGGCGTTCGCCGCCCGTCCCGGGCACACGCCGCTGCCGCCGCTCCCGCCACCGGCACGGCCGGCATCCGCGGTACCGGACGGCGCCGGGCCCTGA
- a CDS encoding ATP-binding protein, which yields MQTSYATQGDGGSIADARHHATAFLERARTGRGPTITARAMDLTQLVVSELVTNAGKYAPGPVLLQLRLTRETVEVTVWDSDPTVPEARVADPGRIGQHGLEIVKAVARDLEIRREPVGKRITARIALADPAPATTP from the coding sequence ATGCAGACCAGCTACGCCACACAGGGGGACGGCGGGAGCATCGCCGACGCCCGCCACCACGCCACCGCCTTCCTGGAGCGGGCCCGCACCGGTCGCGGCCCGACGATCACCGCCCGCGCGATGGACCTGACCCAGCTGGTGGTCAGCGAGCTGGTGACCAACGCCGGCAAGTACGCACCCGGCCCCGTCCTGCTCCAGCTGCGCCTCACCCGCGAGACGGTGGAGGTCACCGTGTGGGACAGCGACCCCACGGTCCCCGAAGCCCGGGTCGCCGATCCCGGCAGGATCGGCCAGCACGGCCTGGAGATCGTCAAGGCCGTCGCCCGGGACCTGGAGATCCGGAGGGAGCCGGTCGGCAAGCGGATCACGGCCCGCATCGCCCTGGCGGACCCCGCCCCCGCCACCACGCCCTGA
- a CDS encoding STAS domain-containing protein, producing the protein MTLSQSVDQPGRLSVEHSAIDGVRVVTVRGEIDHTVKDVLSDALLVPDGAAAARTVVDLSGVTFMDSSGISVFIGAYQATAGGAGWLRIAGAQESVLRILQIVGMDTLIDCHPSVEQALAA; encoded by the coding sequence GTGACCCTTTCCCAAAGCGTGGACCAGCCCGGCCGGCTCTCCGTCGAGCATTCCGCGATCGACGGCGTCCGTGTCGTGACCGTGCGCGGCGAGATCGACCACACGGTCAAGGACGTGCTCAGCGACGCCCTGCTCGTCCCGGACGGTGCGGCGGCGGCGCGGACGGTGGTCGACCTCAGCGGTGTGACCTTCATGGACTCCAGCGGGATCAGCGTCTTCATCGGCGCTTACCAGGCCACGGCCGGTGGTGCGGGGTGGCTGCGCATCGCCGGTGCGCAGGAGTCCGTGCTGCGGATCCTGCAGATCGTCGGGATGGACACGCTGATCGACTGCCATCCCAGCGTCGAGCAGGCGCTGGCCGCCTGA
- a CDS encoding response regulator transcription factor, whose product MTTPDTPDTPGTRAEPSRSAEPTTSAEPTTSAEPVIRILLADDHALVRRGVRLILDGEPDLTVVAEAGDGAEAVDLARTHEVDLVVLDIAMPRMTGLQAARELAALKPGVRVLMLTMHDNEQYFFQALKAGASGYVLKSVADRDLVAACRAAMRDEPFLYPGAVTALIRNYLDRVRHGEEPPDQVLSAREEEVLKLVAEGHSSKEIAEILFISIKTVHRHRANMLHKLGLRDRLELTRYAIRVGLIEA is encoded by the coding sequence ATGACGACGCCCGACACACCCGACACACCCGGCACACGCGCCGAACCCTCCAGGTCCGCCGAGCCCACCACGTCCGCCGAGCCCACCACGTCCGCCGAGCCCGTGATCCGTATCCTCCTCGCCGACGACCACGCGCTGGTACGCCGTGGAGTCCGCCTCATCCTCGACGGGGAGCCGGACCTCACGGTCGTCGCCGAGGCCGGGGACGGCGCCGAAGCCGTCGACCTGGCCCGCACCCACGAGGTCGACCTGGTGGTCCTCGACATCGCCATGCCCCGGATGACCGGGCTGCAGGCGGCCCGCGAACTCGCCGCGCTGAAGCCGGGCGTACGGGTGCTGATGCTGACCATGCACGACAACGAGCAGTACTTCTTCCAGGCGCTCAAGGCGGGCGCCAGCGGATACGTGCTCAAGTCCGTGGCCGACCGCGACCTGGTCGCCGCCTGCCGGGCCGCCATGCGCGACGAACCCTTTCTCTACCCGGGCGCGGTCACCGCGCTGATCCGCAACTACCTCGACCGGGTCCGGCACGGCGAGGAACCGCCCGACCAGGTGCTGAGCGCCCGCGAGGAAGAGGTCCTGAAGCTGGTGGCCGAGGGCCACTCCTCCAAGGAGATCGCGGAGATCCTGTTCATCAGCATCAAGACCGTCCACCGGCACCGGGCGAACATGCTGCACAAGCTCGGTCTGCGCGACCGGCTCGAACTCACCCGCTACGCGATCCGGGTCGGCCTCATCGAGGCGTGA
- a CDS encoding HAMP domain-containing sensor histidine kinase, with the protein MSLFWRIFALNAVVLGSATALLLWAPVTVSVPVVLTEAVVLVVGLAVMLVANAALLRIGLAPLGRLTRLMTTVDLLRPGQRLPEHGRGETAELIRTFNAMLERLEHERATSSARVLTGQEAERRRIAQELHDEVGQSMTAVLLALKRAADAADEPLRGELQQAQEITRGSLDEVRRLVRRLRPGVLEDLGLISALTSLTTEFATHSTLRVVRRLDPGLPALDQRTELVLYRVAQEALTNAARHAEADRVEVNLRHTGREVALTVVDDGRGTGGAAEGAGIRGMRERALLIGATLDVTSQPRAGTQVRLTVPVLRKQP; encoded by the coding sequence TTGTCCCTGTTCTGGCGGATCTTCGCGCTCAACGCGGTCGTGCTGGGCAGCGCCACCGCGTTGCTGCTGTGGGCCCCGGTGACGGTCTCCGTGCCCGTGGTGCTGACCGAGGCGGTCGTCCTCGTGGTCGGCCTGGCCGTGATGCTGGTCGCGAACGCGGCGCTGCTGCGGATCGGCCTGGCCCCGCTGGGCCGGCTCACCCGGCTGATGACCACTGTCGACCTGCTGCGCCCCGGGCAACGGCTGCCGGAGCACGGCCGCGGTGAGACCGCCGAACTGATCCGTACCTTCAACGCGATGCTCGAACGCCTCGAACACGAACGGGCCACCAGCAGTGCCCGCGTGCTGACGGGGCAGGAGGCGGAGCGACGGCGCATCGCCCAGGAACTGCACGACGAGGTGGGCCAGAGCATGACCGCGGTCCTGCTGGCGCTGAAACGCGCGGCGGACGCGGCCGACGAGCCCCTGCGCGGGGAGCTCCAGCAGGCGCAGGAGATCACCCGGGGGAGCCTGGACGAGGTACGCCGCCTGGTGCGGCGCCTGCGCCCGGGCGTGCTGGAGGATCTCGGCCTGATCAGCGCGCTGACCTCGCTGACCACCGAGTTCGCCACCCATTCCACCCTGCGCGTGGTGCGCCGCCTGGACCCCGGCCTGCCCGCGCTGGACCAGCGGACGGAGCTGGTGCTGTACCGCGTCGCCCAGGAGGCCCTGACCAACGCGGCCCGCCACGCCGAGGCCGACCGGGTCGAGGTGAACCTGCGCCACACCGGCCGGGAGGTCGCGCTGACCGTCGTCGACGACGGCCGCGGCACCGGCGGCGCCGCTGAAGGGGCGGGCATCCGCGGCATGCGCGAGCGGGCCCTGCTGATCGGGGCCACGCTGGACGTGACCTCGCAGCCCCGCGCCGGAACGCAGGTCCGGCTGACCGTGCCCGTCCTCAGGAAGCAGCCATGA
- a CDS encoding TraR/DksA C4-type zinc finger protein → MSLDTPRPEVRPERMAAHEALQRLAHERNARLTQLRAIGEAGPDADEQVMSAQEDTVRSVLGQVEEAVARVQEGGYGLCQGCSRPIPVERLEILPYTRFCVSCRRAGA, encoded by the coding sequence ATGTCCCTCGACACGCCCCGGCCCGAGGTCCGCCCTGAGCGGATGGCGGCGCACGAGGCCCTGCAGCGCCTCGCACACGAACGCAACGCACGTCTCACCCAGCTACGGGCCATCGGCGAGGCCGGACCGGACGCGGACGAGCAGGTGATGTCCGCGCAGGAAGACACCGTCCGGTCGGTCCTCGGGCAGGTCGAGGAGGCTGTCGCCCGCGTGCAGGAGGGCGGTTACGGCCTGTGCCAGGGGTGTTCCCGGCCCATCCCCGTCGAACGTCTGGAGATCCTGCCCTATACGCGGTTCTGTGTCTCCTGCCGACGCGCCGGCGCCTGA
- a CDS encoding TraR/DksA family transcriptional regulator → MNDQIIDDHGTRTPAEDRGLPLSAVELAALRADLHEQRLFRQEQLRQLSAAAAATTRADALPDRRATAQIEVRVQLAASARMVLADVEDALTRMDRGRYGTCHLCHEPLTRERLLIVPQARHCTRCQQDREAGR, encoded by the coding sequence GTGAACGACCAGATCATCGACGACCACGGCACCCGTACGCCGGCCGAGGACCGCGGCCTGCCGCTGTCGGCCGTGGAGCTGGCCGCACTGCGTGCGGACCTGCACGAGCAACGGCTGTTCCGGCAGGAGCAGTTGCGACAACTGTCGGCCGCAGCCGCGGCCACGACACGCGCCGACGCGCTGCCCGACCGCCGGGCCACCGCACAGATCGAGGTCCGCGTCCAGCTCGCCGCCTCCGCCCGCATGGTCCTCGCAGACGTCGAGGACGCCCTCACCCGTATGGATCGGGGCAGGTACGGCACCTGCCACCTGTGCCACGAGCCCCTCACCCGCGAACGTCTGCTGATCGTGCCGCAGGCCCGCCACTGCACACGCTGCCAGCAGGACAGGGAGGCCGGCCGGTGA
- a CDS encoding YnfA family protein translates to MTVARSVALFAVAALFEIGGAWLVWQGVREHKGWIWVGAGVIALGLYGVVATFQSDDDFGRILAAYGGIFVAGSIAWGMVADGYRPDRYDVVGALVCLAGMAVIMYAPRSG, encoded by the coding sequence ATGACCGTCGCTCGTTCCGTCGCCCTGTTCGCCGTCGCCGCTCTCTTCGAGATCGGCGGTGCCTGGCTGGTGTGGCAGGGCGTGCGCGAACACAAGGGCTGGATCTGGGTCGGCGCCGGCGTCATCGCGCTCGGCCTCTACGGGGTGGTGGCCACTTTCCAGTCCGACGACGACTTCGGGCGCATTCTCGCCGCCTACGGCGGGATCTTCGTCGCGGGATCGATCGCCTGGGGCATGGTCGCCGACGGCTACCGCCCCGACCGCTACGACGTCGTCGGCGCCCTGGTCTGCCTGGCCGGCATGGCCGTGATCATGTACGCCCCCCGCTCCGGCTGA
- a CDS encoding DUF475 domain-containing protein — MLLKTFGWSFAVTALALVAAVFYGGWKAFGLVAILAVLEISLSFDNAVVNAGILKKMNAFWQKIFLTVGVLIAVFGMRLVFPVVIVAVSASMGPIKAVDLALTDKDRYQQLVTDAHPSIAAFGGIFLLMIFLDFIFEDRDIKWLGWLERPLAKLGKVDMLSVCIALIVLLLSSLTFAAHAHQHGGVHADKTETVLLSGIAGLVTYMLVGGLSGHFENKLEEDEEREQEEQGKAERTGKPRSAVALAGKAAFFMFLYLEVLDASFSFDGVIGAFAITNDIVVMALGLGTGAMYVRSLTVYLVRQGTLDDYVYLEHGAHYAIGALSVILLVTIQYEINEVITGLIGVVLIGASFLSSVRRNRALAKEGPGEPAGPDQERTGASTRS, encoded by the coding sequence GTGCTTCTCAAAACCTTCGGCTGGTCGTTCGCGGTCACCGCGCTCGCCCTGGTCGCAGCGGTCTTCTACGGGGGGTGGAAGGCCTTCGGTCTCGTGGCGATCCTCGCCGTCCTCGAAATCTCCCTGTCGTTCGACAACGCGGTGGTCAACGCCGGGATCCTGAAGAAGATGAACGCCTTCTGGCAGAAGATCTTCCTCACCGTCGGCGTGCTCATCGCCGTGTTCGGGATGCGGCTCGTCTTCCCGGTCGTCATCGTGGCGGTCAGTGCCTCCATGGGGCCGATCAAGGCCGTCGACCTGGCCCTCACCGACAAGGACCGCTACCAGCAGCTGGTCACCGACGCCCACCCGTCGATCGCCGCCTTCGGCGGCATCTTCCTGCTGATGATCTTCCTCGACTTCATTTTCGAGGACCGCGACATCAAGTGGCTGGGCTGGCTGGAGCGCCCGCTCGCCAAGCTCGGCAAGGTCGACATGCTGTCGGTCTGCATCGCCCTGATCGTGCTGCTGCTCTCCTCGCTGACCTTCGCCGCCCACGCCCACCAGCACGGCGGGGTGCACGCCGACAAGACGGAGACGGTGCTCCTCTCCGGCATCGCGGGTCTCGTCACGTACATGCTCGTCGGCGGTCTCTCCGGGCACTTCGAGAACAAGCTCGAAGAGGACGAGGAACGCGAGCAGGAGGAACAGGGCAAGGCCGAACGCACCGGCAAACCCCGCTCCGCGGTCGCCCTGGCCGGCAAGGCCGCGTTCTTCATGTTCCTCTACCTGGAAGTCCTGGACGCGTCCTTCTCCTTCGACGGCGTGATCGGCGCCTTCGCCATCACCAACGACATCGTCGTGATGGCGCTGGGCCTCGGCACCGGCGCGATGTACGTCCGTTCGCTGACCGTCTACCTGGTCCGCCAGGGCACCCTCGACGACTACGTCTACCTGGAGCACGGCGCCCACTACGCCATCGGCGCCCTCTCCGTCATCCTTCTGGTCACCATCCAGTACGAGATCAACGAGGTGATCACCGGCCTCATCGGGGTGGTCCTGATCGGCGCCTCCTTCCTGTCCTCCGTACGCCGCAACCGGGCACTCGCCAAGGAGGGTCCGGGAGAGCCGGCCGGCCCGGACCAGGAGAGGACCGGCGCCTCGACCCGGTCCTGA